CGACCAGGAGGATGGTCGGGCCGGGAATGACGAGAAGGATGGCGGAAGCCGCCGCGAAGGCGGCCCAGCTCTCGAAGGACATGGGTCTCTCCCTGTCAAAGAAGAGGATAGATCCCCGTCCGCCGGAGCTTGTAAAGGGGCTTTGCCGCCGATCTCCGGGTGCCCTGCTACATGCCTTATTCGACCCGTTCGAGCAGGCGGCGCGGCGCGCAGCGCAAGCCCGTTTCGCCCGCGCAGCTCGCGAAGGAATAAAGGATCGCGTCGGCCCGGCCGATCAGGTTCTCCACCGGCACGAAGCCGAGCGAGGCGAAGCGGCTGTCGGCCGAATTGTCCCTGTTGTCGCCGAGCATGAACAGCCGGCCCTCCGGCACGACCCGTTCCGCCATGTCGCCGGCGGGGCTGCGCCGGTCGCGCAGGAGAATGGTGTGCGGCTCGGCGCCGGGCAGGCTCTCGCGATAGGCGGTCACCGGCACGACGTCGCCGTTCTGGTCGCGATAGCGCCAATGGCCGGAGCGGACCAGCGGCACCTCGGCGCCGTTCAGCCACAGCCGGCCGTCACGGATCGCCACGCGATCGCCCGGCAGGCCGACGACGCGCTTGACGAAATCCTCGCCGGTGATCGGGTGCCGGAACACCA
This window of the bacterium YEK0313 genome carries:
- the lepB_2 gene encoding Signal peptidase I yields the protein MSKLRDFASTVFGAVAIVLVLRSFAFATYHIPSESMIPTLEIGDRVAATKYPFGYSRFSLVGGDYLPRFPGETGRIPAAMPERGNVVVFRHPITGEDFVKRVVGLPGDRVAIRDGRLWLNGAEVPLVRSGHWRYRDQNGDVVPVTAYRESLPGAEPHTILLRDRRSPAGDMAERVVPEGRLFMLGDNRDNSADSRFASLGFVPVENLIGRADAILYSFASCAGETGLRCAPRRLLERVE